CGCCCACAGCGTGGAGGGAAGGCCGCCCTCGCGGGCGAGCGCGGCCACGGCACCGTTGCGCGCCGAGTCGGCGAGCAGGCGCAGCGCGCGGTACAGGCTGGACTTGCCGGTGCCGTTGGCCCCGGTGACCACGGTGAGCGGGCCGACCTCGACGACAAGGTCGCGCAGCGAGCGGTAGCTCTGCACGGCCAGCGTGGTGATCACCCTGGTCAGGCTACCGAACCAGGGACCCGCCGGGTGGGTGCCGGTGCGAGAGGGCGTCGCCGGCCGCGGTGCGCAGGTGCAGGACGGTGCGGCCGGCGCGGCTGGTGGTCACCAAACCGGCGTCGCGCAGGACCGCGAGGTGCTGGGAGACGGCGCCGGGCGTCACCGCGAGCCTGGTCGCCAGCTCACCGGTGGTGGCCGGCGCGGCGAGCGCGACGAGCAGTGCCGCCCGGGTGCGACCGATCAGCGCCGCCAGCGCGTCCGGTGCGGGGGTGCCCGGCTCCCAGATCGCGGCGACGCCGCGGACCGGGTAGCGGAGGATGCCGTCGGCGCGCGGGCGGACGTCGGTCCAGGTGCGCGGCCAGGCGAACGCGCTCGGCGACATGAGCAGCCCCCGGCCGGTCAGGTCCACTGTGGTCGGAGGGTGGGGGCGGTCGCGGCGCAGGAGCAGCTCGCCGTCGGCCCACGCGACCTCGGGGTGCAGGTCGGCGAAGACGCCTTCGATGCCGCCGCCGGCCAGGATCGCGGCCCGGTGCGCGATGTCGGCCTCCAGCACGCGGGCGACGCGCGGCCAGTACGGCGCGACCAGCACCTCGTGGCACGAACGGATCGCCGCCACCACCCGGGCCAGGCCGGCACGCGGGTCGGCGTGCAGCTCCCGCAGCTCGCGCGGGCGCCGGCCCTCCCGGCGGTCGAGGTCGGCGCGGACGGCCGCGGTGGTCGCCGCCCGCACGCGGCGCAGCTCGGCGGCGAGGTCGGGCATGCGGTCGTCGGGTACCGGCATGAGGTAGGCGGGCTTGATGTCCCCGTCGACAAGGGCCCGCAGCAGGGCCAGGTCCGCGATCCGGTGCAGCCGCGGCCGTGCCCACGAAACCCACGGCAGGTGTACGGCGTGTGCGCCCGGCCGGCACAGCACGTCCACTGCCATCACGGTCTCGAAGACCGGCGAGACCGCGAACCGCACGCGGGCCAGCGCCGTGCCGGCCAGCCGGATCCGGATCGCCATCCGCGCAGTTTAGCTCCAGTTAAATCCTGGACGCGGACACCCACCGGCCGCGACGGTGGTCCGCATGAGGATGATCCTGGGCGGGGACCTGCCCGTAAACCGGCTCGGCTTCGGCGCGCTGCGGCTCACCGACGGCTGGACCGGCGCGCCGCGCGGCGGGCGGGACCACGCCGTCGCGGTCCTGCGGCGGGCGGTGGAGCTGGGCGTGACGTTCATCGACACCGCGGACTCGTACGGGCTGGGCGCCAGCGAGGAGCTGATCGCCGAGGCGCTGCACCCGTACCCCGACGGGCTCGTCGTGGCCACCAAGGCGGGCCAGAGCCGTCCCGGCCCGGCGCTGTGGCAGCCGCTGGGCCGGCCGGAGTACCTCAAGCAGCAGGCCGAGCTGAGCCTGCGCCGGCTGCGGGTGGAGCGGCTCGACCTCTTCCAGCTGCACCGGGTCGACCCGCTGGTGCCGCTGGCCGATCAGGTCGGCGCGCTCAAGGAGCTGCAGGACGAGGGGAAGGTGCGCCACATCGGACTGTCCGAGGTGGACGCCGACCAGCTCGCGGCGGCGCGTGCGGTGGCCGGCGTCGCGAGCGTGCAGAACCTCTACCACCTCACCGACCGGCGCCACGAGGCGGTGCTGGAGCGGTGCGCCGCGCACGGGATCGCGTTCATTCCGTGGCTTCCGGTCGCCAGCGGCCGGCACGCGCGGCCCGGCGGCGTGCTCGCGGAGGTCGCCGCCGAGCTGGGCGCCAGCCCGGCGCAGGTGTCGCTCGCCTGGATCCTGCACCGCGCCCCGGTCACGCTGCCGATCCCGGGCACCGGCTCGCTGGAGCACCTGGCCGAAAACGTCGCGGCCGCCGGCCTGACACTGACCGGCGACCAGGTCAAGCGACTCGACGACGTTCAGCCGGCCTGAGCCAGCGCCAGGTAGCCGTCCTCCAGCGTGGGCGCCACCGGCTCGGCGCCGGGAGCCGGCGGGGTCGGCGCGACTACCCGGTACCGCAGCCCACCGTCGGCGGGCAGCGCGGACACGACCGTGCCGGCGGTCGGAGCCGGGCCGGCGGTGACGACCGACCACACTCGACTGTCGGCGCGGCGGGTGAGCTCGTCGACGGTGCCGCGGAAGACGAGCCGCCCCTTGGCCAGCACCGCCAGCTCCCTGCAGGTCTGCGCGATGTCGTCGACGATGTGCGTGCTGAGCAGCACGGTCCGCTCCCCCGCGAGCTGGGACAGCAGCGTGCGGAAGCGGATCCGCTCCTCCGGGTCCAGGCCGGCGGTCGGCTCGTCGACGATCAGCAGCTGCGGGTCGGCGAGCAGGGCCTGCGCGATGCCGACGCGGCGGCGCATCCCGCCCGAGTAGCCGCGCAGCCGCCGGTCGGCGTCGCCGGTGAGAGCGACCACCTCCAGCAGTTCGCCCACCCGGCGCCGGCGGGTGGCGCGGTCGT
The window above is part of the Phytohabitans houttuyneae genome. Proteins encoded here:
- a CDS encoding ArsR/SmtB family transcription factor, whose protein sequence is MAIRIRLAGTALARVRFAVSPVFETVMAVDVLCRPGAHAVHLPWVSWARPRLHRIADLALLRALVDGDIKPAYLMPVPDDRMPDLAAELRRVRAATTAAVRADLDRREGRRPRELRELHADPRAGLARVVAAIRSCHEVLVAPYWPRVARVLEADIAHRAAILAGGGIEGVFADLHPEVAWADGELLLRRDRPHPPTTVDLTGRGLLMSPSAFAWPRTWTDVRPRADGILRYPVRGVAAIWEPGTPAPDALAALIGRTRAALLVALAAPATTGELATRLAVTPGAVSQHLAVLRDAGLVTTSRAGRTVLHLRTAAGDALSHRHPPGGSLVR
- a CDS encoding aldo/keto reductase, translated to MRMILGGDLPVNRLGFGALRLTDGWTGAPRGGRDHAVAVLRRAVELGVTFIDTADSYGLGASEELIAEALHPYPDGLVVATKAGQSRPGPALWQPLGRPEYLKQQAELSLRRLRVERLDLFQLHRVDPLVPLADQVGALKELQDEGKVRHIGLSEVDADQLAAARAVAGVASVQNLYHLTDRRHEAVLERCAAHGIAFIPWLPVASGRHARPGGVLAEVAAELGASPAQVSLAWILHRAPVTLPIPGTGSLEHLAENVAAAGLTLTGDQVKRLDDVQPA
- a CDS encoding ABC transporter ATP-binding protein → MRIEISGLTKTYKGKGPALDGLDLLVPTGMFGLLGANGAGKTTLMRILAGLLRPTAGQVRIGGNDVTARSGRQAVQRVLGYLPQDLGVYPDLSAREFLDYVGLLKGIDDRATRRRRVGELLEVVALTGDADRRLRGYSGGMRRRVGIAQALLADPQLLIVDEPTAGLDPEERIRFRTLLSQLAGERTVLLSTHIVDDIAQTCRELAVLAKGRLVFRGTVDELTRRADSRVWSVVTAGPAPTAGTVVSALPADGGLRYRVVAPTPPAPGAEPVAPTLEDGYLALAQAG